In Candidatus Krumholzibacteriia bacterium, one genomic interval encodes:
- a CDS encoding sigma 54-interacting transcriptional regulator encodes MLNRDRHDPPDFEGKPPGASLGALEEVGDFHLASDSYGAALEYYSTACRELGSGDEFDAVAAARLSRKIADCYRSKGLLEQACVELERAGQFLQGYESELEQGIVLRCRAEVLVAQGQAEAALRDAEQAMELLKASAAHAEYARSLTIAAECHGRLGHAAEYEQLNLDALATYRRIEDQAGVANVHANLGIVYKNACQWDKAIRALMQAKDLCEKLGLTRKLARTHGNLGIVYTKTREFDEAVSHLRRARRLAQQLGDSATLVGVLNSMGRALVLAGRYNQAEKYLLQARVLAERHHFARSQALTDEFLGDMMLAQGRLDEARENYESGLRKARALAPKGDVVGELLRRLAELELRSGLRSQAVATARRALKICEGCGEEHEIGFIYRIMGRAQVELGRPRLAVEAFLQSVEAFEKTRNPYELAWSRTALAAAYLTQQGREPMLRAGREAQAAVEAFRRLEEDAGYCHAGIVLAQAHKGLGNHDDGLLVLYDLERVCEECADPELLLQVQALRKDFEGALVAGTSGAANQLNLFSELYALANPAHSFDEQLQVMLRSLSNRTECSAAFLAVLLPDRKEPLLKGAYGLERGEAQALARTFVDAGLEPYVSTRVQEALGERHPEVVRRAGAICCQPLRFEERRLGMLYLERPRSQGPAAFSQDEVDFIATYANLAGVVLLELFREDFKEPEAEPAGSTLHPALRRIITSDPAMYQVLALAQKVARSNCSVLISGETGTGKGLLAHCLHLMSDRAGRKFIALNCAALPEQLLESELFGHVRGAFTGAETTKMGLLEAANGGTVFLDEVGKTSLFMQGKLLQFLDSSEVRPVGANEFRKVDVRVICASKSDLRREMEEGHLLEDLYYRLNDFPITIPPLRERKGDVKHLIEHYLRRSAAELHKNIPAFSRQAIHLLQQYSWPGNVRELEKCVKRAVILADEGRPITAQHLPEELKAAGLPPEATVLREGISLRAHLARVEAEVIGDTMRRVAGNKSEAARVLGISYPNLLQKIKLYGCSVPRASD; translated from the coding sequence ATGTTGAATCGGGATCGGCACGATCCTCCTGATTTCGAGGGCAAGCCACCAGGGGCCTCCCTGGGTGCGCTGGAGGAAGTCGGGGACTTCCATCTGGCCTCGGACAGCTACGGGGCGGCGCTGGAGTACTACAGCACGGCTTGCCGCGAGCTGGGTTCGGGCGACGAGTTCGACGCCGTCGCCGCCGCGCGCTTGAGCCGCAAGATCGCCGATTGCTATCGCTCCAAAGGGCTACTCGAACAAGCCTGCGTCGAGCTCGAGCGCGCCGGACAATTCCTCCAAGGTTACGAATCCGAGCTGGAGCAGGGCATCGTGCTCCGCTGCCGCGCCGAGGTCCTCGTCGCCCAGGGCCAGGCGGAGGCGGCGTTGCGCGACGCTGAGCAAGCCATGGAGCTGCTCAAGGCGAGCGCCGCGCACGCCGAATACGCTCGCTCCCTCACCATCGCCGCCGAATGTCACGGCCGCCTCGGCCACGCGGCGGAGTACGAGCAGCTGAACCTGGACGCCCTGGCGACCTACCGGCGCATCGAGGATCAAGCCGGGGTCGCCAACGTGCACGCCAACCTCGGCATCGTCTACAAGAACGCTTGCCAATGGGACAAAGCGATCCGGGCTCTGATGCAGGCGAAGGATCTGTGCGAGAAGCTCGGCTTGACCCGCAAGCTCGCCCGCACCCACGGCAACCTGGGGATCGTCTACACCAAGACCCGCGAGTTCGACGAGGCGGTCTCGCATCTGCGCCGGGCGCGTCGGTTGGCACAGCAGCTCGGCGACAGCGCCACCCTGGTGGGTGTGCTCAATTCCATGGGTCGCGCCCTCGTTCTCGCCGGCCGCTACAACCAAGCGGAGAAATACCTGCTGCAAGCGCGGGTGCTCGCCGAGAGGCATCACTTCGCCCGTTCCCAGGCGCTGACCGACGAGTTCCTCGGCGACATGATGCTCGCCCAGGGCCGGCTCGACGAGGCGCGGGAGAACTACGAGAGCGGCCTGCGCAAGGCCCGGGCCCTGGCGCCGAAGGGCGACGTGGTGGGCGAGTTGCTGCGCCGTCTCGCCGAGCTGGAGCTCCGGAGCGGCCTGCGCTCGCAGGCCGTCGCCACGGCGCGCCGCGCCCTGAAGATCTGTGAAGGCTGCGGTGAAGAGCACGAGATCGGATTCATCTACCGGATCATGGGAAGGGCGCAGGTCGAGCTCGGCCGCCCCCGTCTGGCGGTGGAAGCGTTCCTGCAGAGCGTCGAAGCTTTCGAGAAGACGCGCAATCCTTACGAGCTGGCCTGGAGCCGCACCGCGCTCGCCGCAGCGTACCTGACCCAGCAAGGGCGCGAGCCCATGCTCCGCGCCGGTCGCGAGGCCCAGGCAGCGGTGGAAGCCTTCCGCCGCCTCGAGGAGGATGCGGGCTACTGTCACGCCGGCATCGTCCTGGCGCAGGCGCACAAGGGGCTCGGCAATCACGACGACGGCCTGCTCGTGCTCTACGATCTGGAACGGGTCTGCGAAGAGTGCGCCGACCCGGAGCTCCTGCTCCAGGTGCAGGCGTTGCGCAAGGACTTCGAGGGCGCCTTGGTGGCGGGCACGAGCGGCGCGGCCAACCAGCTCAATCTGTTCAGCGAGCTGTACGCCCTGGCGAATCCCGCCCACAGCTTCGATGAGCAGCTGCAAGTCATGCTGCGCTCCCTCAGCAATCGCACCGAGTGCTCCGCTGCTTTCCTGGCCGTGCTCCTTCCGGATCGCAAGGAACCCTTGCTGAAGGGCGCCTATGGTCTCGAGCGCGGCGAAGCGCAGGCGCTGGCGCGCACCTTCGTCGACGCCGGGCTGGAGCCCTACGTTTCAACCCGGGTGCAGGAGGCGCTCGGCGAGCGCCACCCCGAGGTGGTGCGCCGGGCCGGCGCCATCTGCTGCCAGCCGCTGCGCTTCGAGGAGCGCCGCCTGGGGATGCTGTATTTGGAACGTCCGCGCTCCCAGGGACCCGCCGCGTTCAGTCAGGACGAGGTGGATTTCATTGCCACCTACGCCAACCTCGCCGGCGTCGTTCTCCTGGAACTGTTCCGCGAGGACTTCAAGGAACCCGAAGCCGAACCGGCCGGCTCGACGCTGCACCCGGCGCTGCGGCGCATCATCACCTCCGACCCGGCCATGTATCAGGTGCTGGCGCTGGCGCAGAAGGTGGCGCGCAGCAACTGCAGCGTCCTCATCTCGGGCGAGACCGGCACGGGGAAGGGGCTGCTCGCCCACTGCCTGCACCTCATGAGCGACCGCGCCGGGCGCAAGTTCATCGCCCTCAATTGCGCCGCCTTACCCGAGCAACTCCTGGAGAGCGAACTCTTTGGCCACGTGCGCGGCGCCTTCACCGGCGCCGAGACCACCAAGATGGGGCTCCTGGAGGCGGCGAACGGCGGCACCGTGTTCCTGGACGAGGTGGGCAAGACCTCGCTCTTCATGCAGGGGAAACTGCTGCAGTTCCTCGATTCCTCCGAGGTCCGGCCGGTGGGGGCGAACGAGTTCCGCAAGGTGGACGTGCGGGTCATCTGCGCCTCCAAGAGCGACCTCCGCCGCGAGATGGAGGAAGGCCACTTGCTCGAGGACCTGTACTACCGGCTCAACGATTTCCCCATCACCATCCCGCCGCTCCGGGAACGCAAGGGGGACGTGAAGCACCTCATCGAACACTACCTGCGCCGCTCCGCCGCGGAGTTGCACAAGAACATCCCCGCCTTCTCGCGGCAGGCGATCCACCTGCTGCAGCAGTACTCGTGGCCGGGCAACGTCCGGGAGTTGGAGAAGTGCGTGAAACGCGCCGTCATCCTCGCCGACGAGGGGCGGCCCATCACCGCGCAGCACCTGCCCGAGGAGCTGAAGGCGGCGGGGCTGCCGCCCGAAGCGACGGTGCTCCGCGAGGGGATTTCGCTCCGCGCTCACTTGGCGCGCGTGGAGGCCGAGGTCATCGGCGACACCATGCGCCGGGTGGCGGGGAACAAGTCCGAAGCCGCCCGCGTTCTCGGCATCAGCTATCCCAACCTGCTGCAGAAGATCAAACTGTACGGTTGCAGCGTGCCCCGCGCCTCCGACTGA